Below is a genomic region from Primulina eburnea isolate SZY01 chromosome 9, ASM2296580v1, whole genome shotgun sequence.
TTGTTGAATCGGACAACTACTTTCATAGGCGATACTTTTACGTAGGCCTTCTGGCCAACGTTGAATTCCACTGGCCTTCTTTTCAGATCTGCCCAACTTTTCtgtcggtcttgagctgccttgagtTTCTCTCGGATGACTATAACCTTGTCTATGGTTATCTGTACGAGCTCGGGTCCTACTATTGCCTTTTCTCCCAATGTAACCTTGTCTATggttttggagcttggaaaaatatggaggacttttagagcttcgtgctgataacgtattatgaaaaagtaaaaatttatggtaaaaagtaaaaatctcaaactttcaaaattatcaaactacacactttataatatttttctctcaactcaattgcgaatttcttcacaaatggtgagcctacttatagaatttctttacaaataatcaaaaaataaattcatcattacaaacatcatcacacactaattttcaatattctacaccaaattttacctaattttcaacattAAACATTATAATTTTCAACACAAAGATTTATTACATTTTCAACACTTAAATCATTTCTTGTTTTTTAGGGCCttttgtgtgtgtatattatatatatacacacattaaTCTAGccataattataatatattttcttaaatCATTTCTTGTTTGTTACGGGCTTGTGCTCCGGGTTTTAGCCTCCATATATCGATCACTCTTCTCCCTAATGTTCTCTTCAGAATTTCTCTAGGAGTATTAGATTCAAGTACATTTGATAAATCAAACATATTTGTgctgatatatatatttgtgctGATATAATTAGTCAAATTTAAAATTAGGAAATTTCCACGATAACAATTCCAAACTTAAAAAAAGACTTGAAAGGATGGTCAACTCCGATCCTCCAGCTAGCTTAATGTTGAGGTCTCTTTTCTTCTTATAATCCTTGCCCTCTTCTCCTAACACACAATTTTATTTTCCAAGAAagaaacaataacaacaatGGATCTCATAATTTGAGGTATAAttctcttttatatatatatatatatatatatatatatatatatatatatatatatataatgtttgATTCTTTTGCAAACCATTTTCCTCTTAATTCATGGCTAATTTCTTTGTAGAATTCGATCTTCAATTTTTTCACACAGACAACTGCATCAGGTGAGTCCTCTACTCCACCACTGAAAAGTTACCTTCATTTGATCGTAGGAACTGATCAGTTCATTATTTGTAGTTTAATTTATGCACCCTAATTGTGTCAATTTGTATTATATCCTAAAAATCTTAGcctatcatattctaatttgttgtgctatatatatatatatatatatatatatatatatatatatatatatatatatgcacgaAGAAGATTTAGATTGGAATGTGGATATGGCCTTTGATTGATCGAATACTTTGTTGATATCTCGACTACTCGAATCGAACCCACAGTGAGTATGATCAAGATCAGAAGCAAAGGGATTTGGGGAGAAaagattttcattatttttgtgCAAATTTTGTAAAGATGTGGAGTATAGGAGGAAGAGGTGATGGGGGGTGGCTGGAATTAGTTATTTGACAAAATGCTGGCTGAATGTACATGTTGGCCACTCTTTTATTTATGTGATAAACCCAAtctcaactctaaaattcctcATTATATTCTtattaaatcaaaattttctggTATTATTTCAGTTTTAAACATGATGTTGCCAATGTTTCAACAATATTTTGATTCTGATGATTTTTTATTGATGTAAAACTAATTTAACAAAAGAAGAATAACATCATTAagcattttttaattaaattaaaatcttaaaaatttgtaaatagtagaaatataaaacaaatttaattaaaatttatataataagCTAGCAACTTAATTTCTCGGCAGAATATTGAATTGTTATGCTGTGTGGTATCATATTTTGATTAAAATCTCGATGTGAAAACCTTGACCAAAACGATTAAATAATTTGACAGCAGCGCCATTTAATCTTTGTATCTTGCAGCACAACAACAATGTACATATGTACGAGGAGTTGAATGAATAAAAATGGCAGAGAGTGCGGCATTGTTTCTCTTCAATCGGCTTACTCTCTTCCTCCAACAGGAGCAAGAATTGCTTGGAGGGATCGGAGACAATGCCGTGTATATTCGAGATGAATTGGGACAGATGAGGGCATTCCTTCGAGCTGCTGACGAGAAAGAAGAAACTGATCCACAACTCAAAGAATGGGTCAAGAAAGTGCGCGAGATCACTTACGACACTGAAGATGTCCTCGAAAGATACATGCTCAAACTAGCCCATTTACATTGTGATGCAGATGGATACAAAAGATACGTCAAAAAAATGTATGCCTCGGTAAAAAAAGTGATACTTCGCCATCGAATTGCATCTGAATTCCGAAAAATCAAGTTTAGAATGGAAAATGTTGCCAAGACTCAACTGAGATTCAAAGACATTTATGGTTTCAAGAATCAAGAGTCAAGCAGTAGCAGTAAAACGTATGACACACGAGGTGATGCGCTTCTATTGGAAGAAGAGGAGGTTGTGGGAATTGAAGAACCAAAGAAACAGCTGGTCGAGTGGCTTAAGCAGACTGATGATGGGCTTATGGTCATTTCAGTGGTTGGCATGGGTGGGTTGGGGAAAACAACCCTTGTTAAAAAGATCTATGATGATTCATCAGTAAACGCCAATTTCAATTGCCATGTTTGGGTTACTGTTTCAGAGAATATCAACTTAGATCGTCTTTTGCGAGACATGATTAACCAGCTTGCTAGTGAAGTCAAGCTACAACCACCGGAAAATCTGGAAGCAATGAATGGCGACGGAATGAAAGAATATGTTTATAAGTTTCTCAAGGATAAAACTTACATGATTGTCCTAGATGATGTTTGGAAAGTCGATGTATGGGAATCCATCAAGTATTCATTTCCAAGAAATAATGCTCGTGGCCGCATCATCATCACGACTCGCTTATACAACATAGGCAATGCTGCTTG
It encodes:
- the LOC140840864 gene encoding putative disease resistance protein At1g50180 gives rise to the protein MAESAALFLFNRLTLFLQQEQELLGGIGDNAVYIRDELGQMRAFLRAADEKEETDPQLKEWVKKVREITYDTEDVLERYMLKLAHLHCDADGYKRYVKKMYASVKKVILRHRIASEFRKIKFRMENVAKTQLRFKDIYGFKNQESSSSSKTYDTRGDALLLEEEEVVGIEEPKKQLVEWLKQTDDGLMVISVVGMGGLGKTTLVKKIYDDSSVNANFNCHVWVTVSENINLDRLLRDMINQLASEVKLQPPENLEAMNGDGMKEYVYKFLKDKTYMIVLDDVWKVDVWESIKYSFPRNNARGRIIITTRLYNIGNAACSETGGHLYNLAPLTAENSEKLFYRKAFPGNSCPSYLNEISKSILQRCEGLPLAIVVIGGLLATKNNNFEDWKIFERTIGLELQGDYLKRLNKLLSLSYYDLPYYLKACFLYWSIFPEDDLLRKSELIRIWIAEGFVEPKDGKTQEEIAETYLNELQTEV